A stretch of the Pirellulales bacterium genome encodes the following:
- a CDS encoding GTPase, which yields MPTQKDNETGIAKLLSDFARQKEEYELTKVKCGFVGRSGVGKSSLINAITGEKLAAVGFAKETTVEPHEYFHRGLVLVDLPGCGKERFPTKDYIKKLNLSDHDLFIFVTELRFFQDDKIVYSQIRNELKKPCFLVRNKFDLVLADAAYDGHNLTEAESKAAIENNIRENLAPLDVQKVYMVSARHPAHFDLPTLLKDIQDSFDGMKRLRLENDLAAWSKEALLRKRENAMRFTAWYAGMAALNGLNPVVGLDVTVDLGILRRLSREVAEIYSLTKEQEEYWKTLLKGPDGRAVLQKTVALTLKYGTESAIVGILKTIGKHEVPKTFAKFIPFAGQALAVAAGAGLTYTFGKKLVDEYHEMAEEILADLNS from the coding sequence ATGCCAACTCAGAAGGACAACGAAACGGGCATCGCCAAGCTGCTCAGCGACTTTGCCCGTCAAAAAGAAGAGTACGAACTCACCAAGGTCAAATGCGGCTTCGTGGGCCGCAGTGGAGTAGGCAAGTCGTCCCTCATCAACGCCATCACTGGCGAAAAACTCGCTGCTGTTGGCTTTGCAAAGGAAACGACTGTTGAGCCTCACGAATATTTTCATCGTGGTCTGGTCTTGGTCGATCTTCCTGGATGTGGCAAGGAGCGCTTTCCGACCAAGGATTACATCAAAAAACTCAATCTGAGCGACCATGACCTATTCATCTTCGTCACCGAGTTGCGATTCTTTCAGGACGACAAGATCGTATACTCCCAAATCAGAAATGAACTGAAGAAGCCGTGTTTTCTCGTGCGGAATAAGTTCGATCTTGTACTGGCTGACGCCGCGTACGACGGACATAATCTGACCGAAGCGGAGAGCAAAGCGGCCATCGAGAACAACATCAGGGAGAACCTGGCACCTTTGGACGTACAGAAGGTGTACATGGTGTCTGCTCGGCATCCGGCGCACTTCGACTTGCCGACTTTGTTGAAAGATATTCAAGACTCGTTCGATGGAATGAAGAGATTGCGGCTGGAAAACGATCTCGCCGCCTGGAGCAAAGAGGCACTGCTGAGGAAGCGTGAGAATGCCATGCGCTTCACGGCCTGGTATGCAGGCATGGCGGCGCTCAATGGCCTCAATCCTGTAGTCGGCCTTGATGTAACCGTCGATCTCGGAATTCTTCGCAGGCTCTCGCGCGAGGTCGCTGAGATTTATAGTTTGACCAAGGAGCAAGAAGAGTATTGGAAAACTCTGCTGAAAGGACCGGATGGGCGTGCCGTATTACAAAAGACGGTCGCATTAACTCTGAAGTATGGTACCGAGTCGGCCATCGTCGGCATCTTGAAGACTATCGGCAAACACGAAGTGCCGAAAACGTTTGCAAAATTCATCCCGTTCGCCGGCCAGGCCCTCGCCGTCGCGGCTGGGGCGGGTCTAACCTACACCTTCGGCAAGAAACTCGTGGACGAGTACCACGAGATGGCCGAAGAAATCCTCGCGGATTTGAACTCTTGA
- the glgX gene encoding glycogen debranching protein GlgX, protein MRVWPGRPYPLGATWDGNGVNFALFSECATKIELCLFHSAEDSQEFERIPVVERRDLVWHCYLPDIRPGQLYGYRVHGPYEPEHGHRFNPHKIVLDPYAKGIGRDVRWCDEMWGYKIGDPQEDLSFDDRDNAHAAPLAVVIDPAFTWGDDRPPQRPWHETIIYEVHVKGFTQLHPGVPEELRGTYAGLTSPAALDHLKSLGVTAVELLPVYQRIDDRHLVDKGLCNYWGYNTLAFMAPDQHYALAKTAEDAVKEFKTMVRGLHAAGIEVLLDVVYNHTAEGNQMGPTLSFRGIDNASYYRVSPEDPRYYMDFTGCGNGFNMRAPRVLQLIMDSLRYWVTEMHVDGFRFDLASALARELFEVDKLGAFFDILHQDPVLSQVKLIAEPWDLGSGGYQVGNFPSQWSEWNGRYRDNVRRFWKGDSKTLSEFATRICGSADLYEWSSRRPYASINFVTCHDGFNLHDLVSYNEKHNEANGEDNRDGANDNESWNCGAEGPTEDVAINQLREQQKRNLLATLFLSQGVPMLLAGDELGKTQNGNNNCYCQDSEISWLQWELDDEQKQQLDFVRGLVAIRKTQPVFRRQKYFQGRSIRGQEGVVSDVGWIGTDGKPVTDEVWNADFVKCIGLRLDGKLIDEVDEQGVPIEGDTVLLLLNAHHESILFTLPTPVADAFWEPMMDTAQFPGRLSDTKGGTRYEILARSMALLRLASPTIVEKQKEGFVAAEIIAEAAMETATTLPAGSTTKTSSQ, encoded by the coding sequence ATGCGAGTGTGGCCGGGACGACCTTACCCCCTTGGTGCGACGTGGGACGGAAACGGCGTCAACTTTGCACTCTTCTCAGAATGCGCCACCAAAATAGAGTTGTGCCTATTTCATTCGGCCGAAGACTCCCAGGAGTTTGAGCGCATCCCCGTCGTAGAGCGTCGAGACCTGGTCTGGCATTGTTATCTACCCGACATTCGTCCTGGCCAACTCTACGGATATCGTGTCCACGGTCCGTATGAACCCGAGCATGGGCATCGCTTCAATCCGCACAAGATTGTGTTGGATCCTTACGCAAAGGGCATCGGACGCGACGTGCGCTGGTGCGATGAGATGTGGGGGTACAAGATCGGCGACCCTCAAGAGGACTTGTCGTTTGACGATCGTGACAACGCGCATGCGGCACCATTGGCGGTCGTGATCGATCCGGCCTTTACCTGGGGCGATGATCGCCCTCCTCAACGGCCGTGGCATGAGACGATTATTTATGAGGTGCATGTAAAGGGGTTTACCCAGCTACATCCGGGGGTGCCGGAGGAGTTACGCGGCACTTATGCCGGACTTACCTCACCGGCCGCCCTTGATCATCTGAAAAGCTTGGGAGTTACAGCCGTTGAACTACTCCCGGTCTATCAGCGCATTGATGATCGCCATCTGGTCGACAAAGGTCTTTGCAATTATTGGGGCTATAACACGCTGGCTTTCATGGCGCCTGACCAGCATTATGCATTGGCGAAAACCGCAGAAGACGCCGTCAAAGAATTCAAGACGATGGTCCGCGGTCTGCATGCGGCGGGCATCGAGGTTTTGCTCGATGTCGTCTACAACCATACGGCGGAGGGGAATCAAATGGGCCCCACTCTGTCGTTCCGTGGAATCGACAATGCATCCTATTATCGCGTCTCGCCGGAGGATCCGCGTTACTACATGGATTTCACCGGCTGTGGAAATGGCTTCAACATGCGAGCGCCGCGGGTTCTGCAGTTAATTATGGACAGTCTTCGGTACTGGGTTACCGAGATGCATGTGGACGGGTTTCGGTTTGATCTCGCGAGTGCCCTGGCCCGGGAGCTGTTCGAGGTGGACAAGCTCGGGGCATTTTTTGACATCCTGCATCAAGACCCCGTGCTGTCTCAAGTCAAGTTAATCGCCGAACCGTGGGATCTGGGCTCCGGCGGCTATCAGGTCGGAAACTTCCCCTCTCAATGGTCCGAATGGAACGGTCGCTATCGCGATAATGTCCGCCGTTTTTGGAAAGGGGATAGTAAAACGCTGTCGGAGTTCGCCACGCGCATCTGCGGCTCGGCTGATTTATACGAATGGAGCAGCCGCAGACCCTACGCGAGTATCAACTTTGTCACCTGCCACGACGGTTTCAATCTTCATGATCTCGTGAGCTACAACGAGAAGCACAATGAAGCCAACGGCGAAGACAATCGTGACGGGGCGAACGACAACGAAAGCTGGAACTGCGGCGCGGAGGGTCCGACGGAGGATGTCGCGATCAATCAGCTCCGCGAGCAGCAGAAGAGAAATTTGCTGGCCACGCTGTTTCTCAGTCAAGGCGTTCCGATGCTTTTGGCAGGCGATGAACTCGGAAAGACACAGAATGGCAATAACAATTGCTACTGCCAGGATTCAGAAATCTCCTGGTTGCAATGGGAATTGGACGACGAGCAAAAGCAACAACTCGACTTTGTACGAGGCCTAGTAGCGATCCGCAAGACTCAGCCTGTGTTTCGTCGTCAAAAGTACTTTCAAGGGAGATCCATTCGTGGCCAAGAAGGGGTCGTTTCGGACGTTGGTTGGATCGGCACTGACGGCAAACCGGTAACCGATGAAGTGTGGAACGCCGACTTTGTGAAATGCATTGGTTTACGACTGGATGGCAAATTGATCGACGAAGTCGACGAACAGGGAGTGCCGATCGAAGGCGATACCGTGCTCTTACTCTTGAACGCGCATCATGAGAGCATCTTGTTCACGCTCCCGACACCGGTCGCTGACGCGTTCTGGGAACCGATGATGGACACTGCTCAGTTTCCCGGAAGACTGTCGGATACAAAGGGCGGAACACGGTACGAAATACTCGCTCGCTCAATGGCTTTGTTGCGGCTGGCCTCGCCCACGATTGTGGAGAAGCAAAAGGAAGGGTTTGTCGCGGCCGAAATCATCGCCGAGGCCGCGATGGAAACCGCAACCACTCTGCCGGCAGGTAGCACAACAAAAACATCCAGCCAATAA